In the Leptotrichia sp. oral taxon 212 genome, one interval contains:
- a CDS encoding aldehyde dehydrogenase family protein has protein sequence MAIELQKKYDLFIDGKWVPSSDGGTLKAYSPSTGEELALISEATAEDVDLAVKAAEKAFESWKKTSPIERQDILLKIADIIDKNKDFLAAVESMDNGKPIRETSFADIPLGADHFRYFAGAIRSEEGTSKMLDENTLNLILREPIGVVGQIIPWNFPFLMAAWKLAPALAAGCTVVLKPSSHTSLSVLELMRLIADVVPKGVINVVTGSGSKSGNYMLKHNGFKKLAFTGSTAVGQDVYSAACSLMIPATLELGGKSANIFFEDCDLDMAMDGAQLGILFNQGQVCSAGSRIFVQDTIYDKFVERLKNVFEKVKVGNPLDPSTQMGSLIYERHLKDVLNYVEIGKKEGARLVTGGTRIEDGDLKNGFFVRPTIFADVTNDMRIAQEEIFGPVVVVEKFHSEEEVIKAANDSIYGLGGGVFTRDLNCAIRVSRGIETGRVWVNTYNQFPAGAPFGGYKQSGIGRETHKVILEHYTQMKNILINLNEKPSGFYETE, from the coding sequence ATGGCAATAGAATTACAGAAAAAGTATGATTTATTTATTGACGGGAAATGGGTACCTTCTTCTGATGGGGGTACATTAAAGGCATACAGTCCTTCTACAGGGGAAGAACTGGCACTTATTTCAGAAGCGACAGCTGAAGATGTTGATTTAGCAGTAAAAGCTGCAGAAAAAGCATTTGAAAGCTGGAAAAAAACATCTCCGATTGAACGACAGGATATCCTGTTAAAAATTGCTGACATAATTGATAAAAATAAAGATTTTTTAGCGGCAGTGGAAAGCATGGACAATGGAAAACCGATAAGAGAAACTTCTTTTGCTGATATTCCACTGGGAGCGGATCATTTCAGATATTTTGCAGGAGCAATAAGAAGTGAAGAAGGAACTTCAAAAATGCTTGATGAAAATACATTAAACCTTATATTGAGAGAACCTATAGGGGTAGTTGGACAAATTATACCATGGAATTTCCCATTCCTTATGGCTGCATGGAAACTGGCTCCGGCTCTTGCGGCAGGATGTACAGTGGTGTTAAAGCCTTCAAGTCACACATCACTTTCAGTACTTGAACTGATGAGACTTATAGCAGATGTAGTTCCAAAAGGTGTAATTAATGTTGTAACAGGAAGCGGTTCAAAATCAGGAAATTATATGTTGAAACATAATGGATTTAAGAAACTCGCATTTACAGGATCAACTGCAGTAGGACAGGATGTATATTCAGCAGCATGTTCATTAATGATTCCAGCAACATTGGAGCTTGGAGGAAAATCTGCAAATATATTCTTTGAAGACTGTGACTTAGATATGGCAATGGATGGAGCACAGCTAGGAATACTATTTAATCAGGGACAGGTATGTTCTGCAGGTTCACGTATATTTGTTCAGGATACAATTTATGATAAATTTGTTGAAAGACTAAAAAATGTATTTGAAAAGGTTAAAGTAGGAAATCCTCTGGATCCTTCCACACAAATGGGATCTTTAATATATGAAAGACATTTGAAAGATGTACTTAATTATGTAGAAATAGGTAAAAAAGAAGGAGCACGTCTAGTTACAGGAGGAACAAGAATAGAAGATGGAGACCTTAAAAATGGATTCTTTGTAAGACCTACAATTTTTGCAGATGTAACAAATGATATGAGAATTGCACAGGAAGAAATTTTTGGCCCGGTAGTAGTAGTGGAAAAATTCCATAGTGAAGAAGAAGTTATAAAAGCTGCAAATGACAGTATATATGGTCTTGGAGGAGGAGTGTTCACTCGTGACCTTAACTGTGCAATCCGTGTTTCAAGAGGAATTGAAACAGGACGTGTGTGGGTAAATACATATAACCAGTTCCCTGCTGGAGCACCTTTCGGAGGATATAAACAGTCAGGAATAGGACGTGAAACTCACAAAGTTATATTGGAACACTATACTCAAATGAAAAATATTCTTATTAATCTAAATGAAAAACCATCTGGATTCTACGAAACAGAATAG
- a CDS encoding HAD family phosphatase codes for MERNIAAFFDIDGTIHRNSLLIEHFKLLVKYEYINVMSWEGKVKEKFSKWESRTGDYDDYLEELVEIYVEALKNFSKADMDFLAKRVIELKGDKVYKYTRDRLLYHTKNGHEVIIISGSPDFLVGKMAEKCNVRNYTASKYLTDENGIFTGEVIPMWDAKSKKKAIAEYCEKYDIDLEKSYAYGDTTGDFTMFKKVGNAIAINPARKLLEKIKKDKELKEKVMIVVERKDVVYKFKPDVEIVSNI; via the coding sequence ATGGAAAGAAATATAGCGGCATTTTTTGATATTGATGGGACGATTCATAGAAATTCATTGCTCATTGAGCATTTTAAGCTTCTTGTGAAATATGAATATATTAATGTGATGTCATGGGAAGGAAAAGTTAAGGAAAAATTTTCCAAATGGGAAAGCAGAACAGGAGATTATGATGATTATCTTGAAGAACTTGTAGAAATTTATGTGGAGGCACTTAAAAACTTCAGTAAGGCTGACATGGATTTTCTTGCAAAAAGAGTTATAGAATTAAAGGGTGACAAGGTTTATAAATATACTAGGGACAGACTCCTGTATCATACAAAAAATGGACATGAAGTAATTATTATTTCAGGAAGTCCGGATTTTCTTGTGGGAAAGATGGCTGAAAAATGTAATGTAAGAAACTATACTGCTTCAAAATACCTGACTGATGAAAATGGTATTTTTACTGGAGAAGTGATACCTATGTGGGATGCCAAGAGTAAGAAAAAAGCTATTGCCGAATACTGTGAAAAATATGATATAGATTTAGAAAAGTCTTACGCATATGGTGATACAACAGGAGATTTTACAATGTTTAAAAAAGTTGGAAATGCAATAGCAATAAATCCTGCGAGAAAATTACTTGAAAAAATAAAAAAAGATAAGGAATTAAAGGAAAAAGTAATGATTGTAGTTGAAAGAAAAGATGTTGTATATAAATTTAAACCTGATGTTGAAATTGTATCAAATATATAA